One Entomomonas asaccharolytica DNA segment encodes these proteins:
- the speE gene encoding polyamine aminopropyltransferase, giving the protein MNNYLETLYPDYGQRFSVDEMLFETQTDHQKLVIFRNGKMGTVMALDGVIQTTEADEFIYHEMMAHLPIMAHGNIKSVLIIGGGDGGMLREVCRHATIEKITMVEIDRGVIDLCTQYLPNHSAGAYQDPRLELVIGDGMEFVANTSQRYDVIISDSTDPIGPAEVLFTENFYQACHRCLTERGVLVTQNGTPFMQLDEVKSTANKMQGLFADWHFYRAAVPTYIGGDMTFAWGSKDKGLRYTSLEELKARFAKANIKTRYYNPAVHYAAFALPQYVLEAIGKQNND; this is encoded by the coding sequence ATGAATAATTATTTAGAAACCCTGTATCCAGATTATGGTCAACGTTTTAGTGTTGATGAAATGTTATTTGAAACACAAACAGACCATCAAAAATTAGTTATTTTTCGTAACGGGAAAATGGGTACAGTAATGGCCTTAGATGGTGTTATTCAAACCACTGAGGCAGATGAGTTTATTTATCATGAAATGATGGCACATCTTCCCATTATGGCGCATGGTAATATAAAAAGTGTATTAATTATTGGTGGCGGTGACGGTGGAATGTTACGTGAGGTTTGTCGCCATGCAACCATAGAAAAAATTACTATGGTAGAGATTGATAGAGGAGTTATTGATCTTTGTACTCAATATTTACCTAATCACTCGGCAGGTGCTTATCAAGATCCTCGATTAGAACTTGTGATTGGCGATGGTATGGAGTTTGTAGCTAATACATCACAACGCTATGATGTAATTATTTCAGATTCTACTGACCCTATTGGCCCTGCTGAAGTGTTATTTACGGAAAATTTTTATCAAGCATGTCATCGCTGTTTAACGGAAAGAGGGGTATTAGTTACTCAAAATGGTACACCTTTTATGCAGTTGGACGAGGTAAAGAGTACAGCAAATAAAATGCAAGGTTTGTTCGCAGATTGGCATTTTTATCGTGCCGCAGTACCTACTTATATTGGTGGCGATATGACTTTTGCTTGGGGAAGTAAGGATAAAGGATTACGTTATACTTCTCTTGAGGAATTAAAGGCTCGTTTTGCTAAAGCTAATATTAAAACGCGTTATTATAATCCTGCTGTACATTATGCAGCATTTGCTTTACCACAATATGTATTAGAAGCGATTGGTAAACAAAATAATGATTAA